Below is a genomic region from Helianthus annuus cultivar XRQ/B chromosome 2, HanXRQr2.0-SUNRISE, whole genome shotgun sequence.
aagtgtcctttatcctaattaattcaaaagggtatattagtaatttgacatttttatcatttaattgatttccaagaataactgccaaaaaaaaaaaaaagaaaaaaaaactgcCGATGAGTTTTTTAAGGTTTGAATCGAATTTTGAGTTAGGAGAAACTTTAGGAAACATTATACATCTGATTGttttatattcttcatcatcttttaatcgcaacatcttttaatcatacattgttcatggcgtggtgttttaaaaaactggagacattgactatgattcaagtcatggtgttttatctggagacattgttcatggcgtggtgttttatctatgacttgaatcatacattgttcatggcgtggtgttttaaaaaactggagacattgactatgattcaagtcatggtgttttatctggagataTTGTTCATcgcgtggtgttttatctatgacttgaatcatagatgtttaaaacaccacgccatgaacaatgtctccagataaaacaccatgacttgaatcatagtcatggtgttttaaaatctgtgaatgttttgtattgataaaacaccacgccatgaacaatgtctccagataaaacaccatgacttgaatcatagatgtttaaaacaccacgccatgaacaatgtctccagataaaacaccatgacttgaatcatagatgtttaaaacaccacgccatgaacaatgtctccaggtaaaacaccatgacttgaatcatagtcaattttatccagttgttttaaaacaccacgccatgaatttgattacagttctctttatgataatgtatgacgaatatgtaaccaaagacctcctacaattaaggtgaatcattaattcctatatttaaggaaaaaggagtgaatgtaggagtttttggtcgtgtatgatatggttaccatatttcaaacattgaaaaagacactattgcccttcaattttatataaggtccctctaattaaaacacaatttacatttttataccctattgatctcaaccattagatcaaatatccaatggtttaaaacacttcttacccttcttacattttagacactttttaccatatctctaccctatatatatatatatatatatatatatatatatatatatattttgaaaaggtttaaaatacAAAAGTCCTTAATGTGCGAAACGTACGCGGGTAAAtcataacgtgcgtaattatgaatataacatgcgtgattaggtttACTCCATGCgtgattttgttgttttttcaGGTGACcacatgcgtgattatggtttttGTACATGCGCGATTTTGGTTTTTGTTCATGTGTGATTAGGGTTTGAgttttataacatgcgtaattttgCTCGCGTACGCTTCACGTGCTAAGGACTATTATACCTTAACCTtcctatttatatatatatatatatatatatatatatatagagagagagagagagagtatcgTAGAAAATGACTTAACGTACGAAGCGTACGCTATGTCAAGCTCGTATGTTATAACTCCAGAAAGGAAATCTCGCATGTTGAAAAAAACCAAAGATCGcatgttaaattttttttttcgcatgttaaaaaaaaataatttcgcATGTTAAAAAAGATCGCATGTTGCTGAAAAAAACCAAAATCTCATGTTAAAAAAACCGCATGTTGATACTGCATCTCGTACGCAATGTACGTTAAGAAAAATTGTACAATAAtcgacatatatatatatatatatatatatatatagagagagagagagagagagagaatggttAAAATGAGAACTCTTCTgaattgtgagaaccgtgagaactccataaaatgtttgttttcttaaattttttgccaaaatattttaaaattatGTAACATAATCAGAAAAAATATCATATGCGAAATTTACATCAGTGTGGAAAGATTTACATAAGTGCAACTCAggcaaaatatttttttttcaatcttttttttttgaattataTTTACACTAATGTAAACAATCAGAAAACTAGTGTAAATGAACGCTCggcatttattattttattttttttacagatTTTTTAGTTAGATATTATCTATGTTTGTGGAAAAATTGTTAAAAGAATCGCATGGGAAATAGGATTTCCACCAGAGTTCTCAAGTCTGGCAACTCAAAGGAGTTCTCATAGAGAGAGATAGATAGACACGCGCGCGTGCACACACATTTCTTTGATAATTAAAAAGAAATATTTTCTTTTAATGGATGCTCTTATTTCTTATTGATATTTTGGCACAATGTGTAGCTGGTTTGACAAATGAAATTTGACATGTTTTATTCCTTTTGAGACTACCCAATCTGCCTATAAATTGCATGAACAGCCTCTCACTGCTACAAACTTAAACTAGTGGTTTATCATTGTTACATCTTATTTAAACATGAGTTACACAAATGCTTCCATCGGTTCCGGTTAGTTCATACTCTTTCTTCCTCTTAACATATCATTAAAATTACATGAATTTTCATCTGTGAAATAAGCTATTTTGGATAAGCAATTTAAAGTtactgctttttttttttttttcaaaaatggaACAAGCATATAAGCAAATTTAATAAGAAATCTTAAACGCGTCTTAAAATCATTTCATGCATTGGTTGCAAATTTCAGGCAGTAGAACCGCGAGGAGGGTGGAGTTTGGTAGGACTTATGTAGTGAGGCCGAAAGGGAGACACCTCGCAACGGTTGTTTGGTTGCATGGTCTTGGCGATAATGGCTCCAGGTAGATTAATCAGTTTTTAATGTCGTTAATTCCTTCTTTATTCTGTTTATGGTATGCATTTGTAAAGAACGGGTCGATTTGGGTTGTGTTTGACCTCAAACGGATCAAATCAAGATATTTAGCTAAAAGGGGAACTGGTCAAACGGGTTGAAAGTTGTCTAAAGTATATATCTAACGAATACAACCTTTTAAatcattttactttatttatttaggTTATTGTAAGAATATTCTTTTTGTAATCCTATGTTAGTTATTTACTAAAAATGGAATAAATTAAAGTGTTTTTGGGTCATCTTAAACCAATGTGTTTTTAAgttcaacttttttattttttttattttttacaaaacCATTACCATTGTTTGCTTTTCATCGGTGTCCTACGTTTAGAATATTAACGAACTAATTAACAAGAGCATGTTTATTTTCTTAAGGAACCATTGCGAACAAGACAATCTGTTCGTTTACgtattcatgttcgttcatttggtTAAAGTTAACGACCAAACCCCGTACATGTTCATTTATAGGCCTACACATAACACACTCTTGTTTGATAATTGTCCTTCtaaacttttattgtttttttttggtTACTTTCAGTGATTGGTTATATTAAGTTTCTTAAATATGCTTTTATATATAAACTATTAAGAAAGAAAATTCATGAGATTCTTATTCTGATTTACATGCTCCTTTCATAACCGATTTTTAACATATTTGGTGATGTGAAATCATTAAAGTATTTGTCTTTGTTGTACGTTTATGCTTTTCTTGTCCCATTCCATTACACAATTAAAAGAATTTTCTTTTattaaaaagaacaaaagaaattccattacacaaataaaagatttttcttttattaaaaagaacaaaagaaataaagaaaaaaaagtgCATGATATATGCTTAATGAAGGACATTATAATATGGGTTAATTCGGCTTTATTTATATCTCTAACGGGTCAAATTGTAAAAAAAACAGTGTTAAAAGGAAACACGACAAATGCGTTGGAACTCAAAAGTAGCCAAAGTGTATTTTTAATGCATAAAACCTATTactatttttcttaaaaaatacgattattattggccaaataaaaataataattttttaataatatttgaCATTTGACACACTAGTCTTCCCAAACCCGTCTATTGATTATTGTGTCCTAATTCATGTAGTATACTTTCTCATTTTAAATTTCGTGTTTCTTGTTGCAGCTGGTCTCAACTCTTGGACAACCTTCCTCTCCCGAACGTAAGCATATTGTCACAACCCGCCTAAATTCTCAAATAACGTCTTTTTAAGAGCTTTCTTCTTATGAATAATTGCCTTTTTCTTAACATATAGATTTTACATTTTGCAGATTAAATGGATATGCCCGACTGCTCCTACTCGCCCAGTGACTGTGCTTGGCGGATTTCCTTGCACCGCGTGTAAGATATCAATCTTAAAAACATAAGATTATCGTTTCTTATTTCTTTTCATTTGGGTAACTATCAAAAAATCATCTAAATACTCATATAAGTTCTTGGATTTTACTTTTGCATGATTGAATTGTTAGAAGTTATGGGAATTTAGTTTTAAGTGATAATGTATTTAGTCATGCAAAAACAAAGTCCAAAATCTTATGTGTGAATTATGCAAAAGTCCATAGAGATTTTCAACAATTGTACCTTTTTATTATAATTATGTTATGCCACAAAGAGAATTTATTATAACTATGTTATGGTAAAAAAGATAATTTTGTGACATTTTTGCTCCATAATAGGGTTTGATGAAGGAGAGCTCTCAGAAGATGGTCCAAATGATGTTGAAGGTTTAGACGCTTCGGCTTCACACATAGCAAACTTGTTATCTACAGAGCCCGGTGATGGTAACCTCTCTTCCTTTGTTGTTTAAGCGATATAGATTACGTATATGGTGAATACCCTTTTAGCAGTGTATTGGTGGGGTCCGTTGAGTTTACCACATGGTCACAAATACGAAGGTTTTCTCCACATGTTTATGTATGACTTGTCTTTTATTTACAATACAAGTTTCAATCTTTTGGAAATCAGACCCTTAACAAACACATAAAATACGAGACTGAACAAACTCGTTCGtctcttttatttatttatctatcaATGAAAGCACACAAATTACAATAGATCTAACTAGATATTTATACTAGACTCATTCTAATCCTAACCCGAGTACCCGACTCAAACTCTATTACAGAAATAAATAAACTCAAAACTAACAGTTATTCttaatttaaatataaaatactttataaataactaggttattgCCCTGTGTAATATACACGGGATGAATCATAATTATaatgtgaaataaaaaaaatatgttcataatatgatctaagtatatataatatagagtaaTATGCAGACCAAATACGAAATAAATATTGAAGTTTGTATAGTGATTCATAATAAGATAAGATGATCTGTTATTTGTTTTAGGATTTATCATAGGAACTTAAAATTTTGTACCACTACTAATATTTATTGTGACATTTTCTTGTTCAAAGGTAACGTGTCTAATTTTATCTGATAATAGATTATTCTGACGGTTAATGTTGgcataatattatattttctaccaTCCAAATATAGTTTCCTCACTTTCGCTATCATTAACATATAAGGTATGCTCGTATTCAAAGCTATAAACCAATATGAATTGTACGAAATAATTACTTTTATCACAGTTAGTAAGGAAACCAATAAAAACTATTGATAATGTAATATGTCTCATACCATTTGAAAGGTCTGAAAAGGGACTTCTAGACAAATAAAAGTAATGTAAATGAATAGACAAAAATTGAATCAATAAAACCAATTAACTATAGTTGAGAAAATACTATGTATAGTGTAATGGTTTCTTTTATTGTATaaagtatagatatagatatcgTAATGACCCGAACTTCAAAAAACTCAAATTAAATGATTTATTTGTTATATATGCTAATAGTATAAATTAACTATTTGAGAATTTATGAAAATTATGTTGTTATCTTTTCAAATTAAATCGGATAGAAGATATTTAAATTGTTTATGAGATATAAAATGAAGTAAAtagtttttatgaaaaatagTGATTTGTATCTATTAATTAGATAATCGGTTCAAATATTAAAGATATCTAAAACACATTTTAAACTTTAGATttacaatcaaaataaaattctaatataatttttgaatctttttaatttaaaatttatcaataaattattgatgccctcattgaatgacatgtgtcccaaatcagatttcttttattatatagtatagattcacCAAGAATTATCTATAACCCGTTAACGCCTTCATGATCTTTATGCATTTATTAAATTTATGAAGAAATCAAATGTATAATTTAAATTAGCTTAACTTCATTGTAATAATAATTTTAGTGTTGTTTTCAACAGTTAAATTTGGTATTGGGGGATTCAGTATGGGTGCTGCATGTGCCCTTTATTCTGCAACTTGTTTCACTCAAGGAAGATATGGAAATGGCACCTTGTACCCTGTTAACTTAAAGGCTATTGTTGGATTGAGTGGCTGGCTTCCTGCTGGATTGTAAATTACTATAATACCCTTCCAATATCCCCTTTTTTGTCAAATTACCATAAGATGTTTTTCTTTTGGTAATTGTATGTaagaaaaatgtttttctttgtaTGGTATGTAACATGCTTACTTGCTACAATAGTGACGTGGCGGTGTCGTGATGTGCCACACCGCCATGTCACTGTTTTTTACCTGTTATACAAAGTTACATACAACAGTAAAAAACGAAAGTATGCAAAGAATGAAAGAAATACATTTTTTCTAGCATACAACGGCAAAAGAGTGAAAGTCTACGATATTTTAGTGACTTTTTTCGTTTAACAAATGTTCCCTTTTGTCGATACGGAGGGTGTTCTTGATATTTGACGAAGTCAAACAACCCGTTAAACTACATTTGTTTATTTAACTAAAATTTTAATTTGATTGATTTTTTTGAAGGAGTTTGGTAAACATGATGGAAGGATCACATGATGCTATTGGACGTGCTGCCTCATTACCTATTTTGATGTGTCATGGACTCGGTATGTATTTCAAACAAGGCAGTTTTAACCTGTTTATGGGTAAACAGGTCAGTTTGAGTTATGTTTCATCTCTAACGGGTTAGTTTGGGTAAACTCATTTAGCTAAAATGAAAGCCAACCAAAGCGTACTCTTAGTGGATaaactttttaaattgttttttaaTAATCATATTTAAACAATTCTAGAATTctagaaaatgaaagaaaaaaactGTTTGCAGGTCATGTCATCCTGACTCTTTTTGACTGGTACTTAGAATTGTCTGTGTTAACTTTTAACCTGTTACCCAACTTGCTTGACCGCTACACTACCTCTATGCATAATTTAACATAGCAACTTTACAGGCGATGAAGTTGTTCCATATAAATTTGGAGAGAGATCCGCTCAGATCTTGAGCTCAGTTGGATTCACATACGTTATGTTCAAAACATACGAAGGGTATTAAATAAAATGACACTTTTGCCCCTTTACAACCCCGAAAATAACGTTATAATAATCTTATAGCGTGTGATTTCGTCTGATTTGTAGGCTTGGGCATTTTACGGTCCCCAAAGAAATGGAAGAGGTCTGTCTATGGCTAAATGCAAGGCTTGGAGCTTAAACAATTGCAAGATCAACACACTCTTGCAATTTGTAGTACCTACACATTTTGAGTTGGGAAATTTAGTAGTGTTTGATTGAGGGTATGTATAATATTATTGCATTTGAATTCTTGGTTTAAAATAAATGATTTTCGGAGAATTTGTTCTTATGTTATTGCGAACGTACTGTTTTCTAGGATTTATTTGTGTTGTGGGATAAATGATATGTTACTGACTTATTTCGTTATCTGATTATTCGTTTTTCGTTTGTCAAACTGCTAACTACAGTTtcaaaagagtaaattactttttgagatcttgtgttttagtggttttaaccacttgagtccaaaatcaataATTTTAAAGTTCTGAGTTCCTAACCATTCATTTTATAACATTtcgagtccctgtgttttagtggttttaaccacttgagtcaaaaatcaaaagtacaagtgttaaaaattggactcaaaacgttataaatgAACGGTTAGGGACTCAggatgttaaacttttgatttcAGATTCAATGGTTAAAAACCACTAAAACAAACACAGGAACTAAAAAAGTAATTTACACGTTTCAAAAATAACAAACCAACTTGTCAGGTTGAATGAGTCGGTTGGACCAGTTGTTTTAGTAGTTAGATGGATGAAttaaaactcttttttttttttttcaaaatcgtTAGTTTGAATTAAAACTTTTAAATTGATAAAGATGATTCATGAAAATAATAATTATACATAAGAGATACTCTTAAAATcaaataaattattaaaaaaaaggtTACAAGACCACTTTTACGTCTACTAAAACCGAACTGTGAATCAAACTACCTGAATCCTAAACCAGTTAATTTGCTTTGGTTTATAAATTCAAAcgacttctctctctctcccccaACTTGTCTAGTCTCACATTTCCCATCAACAGTGTCCATAGCAACATACTTCTCCGGTTCTCCCTAGAAATTTGTGCCGCCTGTAACCTACCCCTGCCACCTATGCGCCACGTCAGCAACATACCACCCCACAAACTCCCGTTGCGGGTGGTCTTACTTTTGGACATCCTATATAATCGGTTTAAATTTCTAAATAGATCATGGAGATACAATGCACAAGATTGAAGTTGATAATGAATTAATGATATTGATgaactaattttaacgttattttactaattttgtgaaaataacgttaaaagcagcAGACGGTTAACGTCATTGAGGGCAAAATCCTCATACAAATAATTCAAAAAAATTTATATACAAGATTGTATATtgtttttggttttggttttgcaGGTTATTACAAACTCGGTTGCTCTCTTGAATCCGTCTGATGTCTTGAAGCTTCTCGAGTCTCATATCTACGGTTCAGAATATTGAAAATTATACGTCAAGCGGGTCAGGTTATATGTAGGCAAGTTTTTAATACGGGTCATACGGATCAGTGAAAAAttaggtagttttttttttttttttttttttttttttttttttttttttgtggcgCAGAACAGGCCAGAGACGGTTTTTATCTATGGTTCTCTTTTGGTAACCTACAGTTAaagtaaactgctaaaatggtCCCCGAGGTTTGGTCAcgtttgccactttagtccaaaactcaaacctacAGTTAaagtaaactgctaaaatggaAGAGGTTTGGtcgcttttggatgaaaatggcaacaaaattgaaaccacagggacccaaattcaaaaggtttgagttttggactaaagtggcaaaagtgaccaaacctcagggaccattttggcagtttactcccTAAAGTTATTACAGTAACTTGTGAAACAAGGAAACTCACATCGGCAATGGTCATGTTTCAGGTATCCGTTTGTCTTCGACAAGCGCATATAAATATTGGTCTCCAAGTTAAGTACTGCAGAAAGAAACAAGTATTATAAGATTATTATATGAAgcttaataaataaataaaaataaaaaaaataatattacatAAGTACATGAAGATCTTGACCTAAAACTCAGCATGGGCCGATGTTTTTTGGAGATAAAATCAGCCTGGGCCGAACCaatacacatttaaaaaaattctCGAAAACCTGAAATCTAACACTACTGGGCGAAAAAACCGCACGGGCCGAGGCCCGGTCCGGCCTCCTCTAAGTTGCGCCATTGATTACATCTAATATGAATAAATTCTAGGCATCAAAACATGTGTACCTTTTATTTGTTTCCGCATTTACGACTGTCTTTAAAGAAACACTTTTGCAGCCTCATTTTTTCTCACTACTTGTTCCAAGTCATCAGGGTTCAAGTCATCTCTAAAAGTCACAAACCGATAGGCTCACCGAGTCTCCAAATAGGAGATAACTCAGACGAGTGACGACTCATCAAGGGGCTTCTTCGAGTCAACCCGTGTTTAATATAACCACCGATCCTTTAATGGACATAAAAAACAATGTTAGAAATAAAATGATAAAAGGTGTCGGCCCACACCAATCAAATCGTCAATTAGAGGCACGGTTTTTTTCATATTATTTATGTTTGGATAAAACGTAAATGTTCTTCATAAAATTCAAGGCTCAGTCTCATGATTTTAACTAggcgaattggaaataaataatcccacctaactcaatttggccgataataatcctaaGTCAGTTATtgaccgataataatccgaactggtcaattcttttgtaaaatagttcgccgttaaaatagcttaacggagttaagtttttttcccgaattacaaaccgatgttttagggcttttaatCAGAACGAGAATaggagtcgattgatgtaaaacttacctcgaaattgtgctcgaaatggcttgatttttgttaattggaagtttaaacacccgaattgaagcaccgttttcgtgggttggggcagtatttcgaggtaagttttacatcaatcgactcgtatccccgttctgatcaaaagccctaaaacatcgggttgtaattcggaaaaaaacttaactccgttaagctattttaacggcggactgttttgcaaaaaaaatttgaccagttcggattattatcgaccaataactgacttgggattattatcggccaaattgagttaggtgggattatttatttcgTATTTGCCTTTTAACTAAATGTCTTAGTTTGGGCCCTTTTATATAAAACGACATCCGAATCGATCCGTTCACAAGTGTATGCGTAAAAATTACCACCCCtaagaaatatataaaaaaaaaattaaaattaaatacatTACATGTAGTGTTAAGGAGTATAGAGTAAAGTTTGATATAATACCTGTTGGACATAACCGGCAAGCATGAACACAAGAAATACAGATTCATATCACAACCGAAACTGTTCTTTTGAACGGCAAACCATTCACCGGAGCCCGcttcccgatattccattcactAAATACATAACTTTTTTTTGTTCATAAACCGAAAGAACTTCTTAAGCACGTCTTTTACAGCATCATCCAACTCGTTTGTCGCCAACAAATGCACTAAGATTGACGACGTGTGTGAATTTGCAGAGAAACCGGCACCAACCATTCTATCGAGAAACGATAACGCTAATTTCATCTCATTATATCGAAGAAATCCCTGAATAACTAAGTTATACGTAACACCATCCAACTTGCAACTTCCATCCATCATTTCTTGAAGCAAGTCTTTCGCATCGTTAAGTTTACCGTACATAAAAAAACCACCCATTAAAGCATTATACGTACGAGAATTAGGTTGCAAGCCTCTAGCATGAAGTTTATTAAACAGTTCATGGCCCACATCGATTTTTCCGGATTTACACAAACCGTCGATAAGACTAGTACAAAGAACGATATCGGGGATTATACCACTAGCTTCcatagttttaaacaatttaaacGCTTCGTCGAGTTTCCCGTTTTTCAACAAAGAATCGATCAAAGTAGAGTAAGTATAAATATTTGGAAGTATACCATGTTTTTGAATTTCGTCGAAAAGAAGAAACGCCTCTCGGAATCTTCCAACATGCAAAAAACCGTTGATGAGAGACGTATACGTCACGATATTCGGAACGATTCTCTTTTTATACATTTCGCTAACGAGATCCCACGCTTTATCTATCTTTTTAATCTTGCAATATCCGTCAATCAAGATGGTATAGCTAATAACACAAGGCGTATATCCTCGTTTGACCATAATATCGAAGATGTTTCTAGCGTGATTCATTTTGCCAAGCATACAACATCCATGCATTAGTGCGGTGTAACTAACGTCGCTCGGCACACACCCTTGTGCTATCATAATGTTAAAAATCTTTCTAGCATCGCTCACTTTACCTACCAAACAATACCCGTGAAGCAGTGCAGTGTAAGTACACGTATCCGGTTTCTCACCTCGTTCGATCATTAACTCGATCATTTTACGCGCTTCGTCAACCTCGCCTTTCTTACACAAAAAGTCAACGATTATGCTATACGTAACTACATCCAACAAAATATCTCTATCTTGCATCTCGTCCAAAAACAACTTCGCTTCTTCCCACAAACCCAAACTACAAAACCCTCGAATCAAAGTGTTAAACGTCACAACATCCGGCAAAACCCCTTTCGAAACCATTTCACAAAAGATCTCGTGCGCTTGAGTCACATGCCCTTCTTTACAAAGCCGATCAATAATCATATTATACTCAAACGTATCCGGTTGACACACGTCCATCTCCTCCATATCTTTAAGCAACCGAAGCGCACCTTGCGAGTCACCACTTTTACAAATCCCATTTATCAACGTCCCATACGTCACCCCCGTCGGTTCCAACCCATTCCTCACAATCTCGTCAAAAAACTTAACCGCGTGAGTAACATTACCATCAACACAAAGCCCTCTTAACAAAGTGTTAATCACCGCGCAATCCGGCTTATACCCAAGTTTAATCATCTTCCCGTAAACCGAAAACCCGACATCCACCCGACCCATATGGCACAAGCAATTTATAGCAATACTAAATGTATACACATTCGGTTTAACAAAAGAGTTAAACCCTAACATATCATGGTCCAAAATCAACGAAATCGCAGCAGGGTATTGTTTCATTTTCGCAATTTTAATCAAGATTTGATTGAATTCACGAACCGGAGGAACCGGGGTCCTTTCGATCATCCGGTTAAATGAAAGCATTGAATCTAGTAACTCATAGTTCATCTGGGTATCCATAATTGGGGATAAAAATTGAATCTTGGAGTGTAAAGACGCtgtaattttgtaaaaagatTGGAAATTTGAAGGGGACAG
It encodes:
- the LOC110909451 gene encoding acyl-protein thioesterase 2 — its product is MSYTNASIGSGSRTARRVEFGRTYVVRPKGRHLATVVWLHGLGDNGSSWSQLLDNLPLPNIKWICPTAPTRPVTVLGGFPCTAWFDEGELSEDGPNDVEGLDASASHIANLLSTEPGDVKFGIGGFSMGAACALYSATCFTQGRYGNGTLYPVNLKAIVGLSGWLPAGLSLVNMMEGSHDAIGRAASLPILMCHGLGDEVVPYKFGERSAQILSSVGFTYVMFKTYEGLGHFTVPKEMEEVCLWLNARLGA
- the LOC110909436 gene encoding pentatricopeptide repeat-containing protein At1g63330, whose translation is MLKLGSFRPQHALSPSNFQSFYKITASLHSKIQFLSPIMDTQMNYELLDSMLSFNRMIERTPVPPVREFNQILIKIAKMKQYPAAISLILDHDMLGFNSFVKPNVYTFSIAINCLCHMGRVDVGFSVYGKMIKLGYKPDCAVINTLLRGLCVDGNVTHAVKFFDEIVRNGLEPTGVTYGTLINGICKSGDSQGALRLLKDMEEMDVCQPDTFEYNMIIDRLCKEGHVTQAHEIFCEMVSKGVLPDVVTFNTLIRGFCSLGLWEEAKLFLDEMQDRDILLDVVTYSIIVDFLCKKGEVDEARKMIELMIERGEKPDTCTYTALLHGYCLVGKVSDARKIFNIMIAQGCVPSDVSYTALMHGCCMLGKMNHARNIFDIMVKRGYTPCVISYTILIDGYCKIKKIDKAWDLVSEMYKKRIVPNIVTYTSLINGFLHVGRFREAFLLFDEIQKHGILPNIYTYSTLIDSLLKNGKLDEAFKLFKTMEASGIIPDIVLCTSLIDGLCKSGKIDVGHELFNKLHARGLQPNSRTYNALMGGFFMYGKLNDAKDLLQEMMDGSCKLDGVTYNLVIQGFLRYNEMKLALSFLDRMVGAGFSANSHTSSILVHLLATNELDDAVKDVLKKFFRFMNKKKLCI